From the genome of Bactrocera oleae isolate idBacOlea1 chromosome 2, idBacOlea1, whole genome shotgun sequence, one region includes:
- the Gclm gene encoding glutamate--cysteine ligase regulatory subunit: MIPAITSNDKFHNVIISTGNILNLNNQLGGKSTEEILDGLSLTLQCQAAASQVELIEADGCVLRATEELKQKLTENDRSDISIGAKIFLNKNSSAYIKQAIRTLLQVLKVEHVDNVVLAYHPTTGDNSSNTNNKEHVQINDKSNQLKELWTSLEEFAQQKKITQLGIADLDIEQLRQLYATVEVHPTIAQINLESCCVVPPALQEYCTKHDIQLLTHSDPEVLLPDEQFIVPGYKVDWALRYQVHVRCRGVITAKGYILGASKCDQIEKHVAV; the protein is encoded by the coding sequence ATGATTCCGGCAATAACATCGAATGACAAATTTCACAATGTTATTATTAGTACAGGAAATATTCTTAACTTAAATAACCAATTAGGTGGAAAGTCAACTGAAGAGATTCTGGACGGTTTAAGTTTGACATTACAGTGCCAAGCAGCGGCCTCACAAGTGGAATTGATTGAAGCAGATGGTTGTGTGCTCCGAGCTACAGAAGAGCTCAAGCAGAAATTAACTGAAAACGACCGATCAGATATTAGTATTggtgctaaaatatttttaaacaaaaactctAGTGCATATATAAAGCAGGCGATAAGAACGTTGTTGCAAGTACTTAAAGTAGAGCACGTGGACAACGTGGTGTTAGCGTATCACCCGACAACTGGAGATAATTCATCAAACACCAACAATAAAGAACATGTTCAAATTAATGACAAATCAAATCAATTGAAAGAGCTTTGGACGTCGTTGGAAGAATTTGCTCAGCAAAAGAAAATAACACAATTGGGCATTGCAGATTTGGATATTGAACAACTGCGCCAATTATATGCAACAGTCGAGGTTCATCCGACCATAGCACAAATTAATTTGGAATCGTGCTGTGTAGTGCCACCAGCATTACAAGAATATTGTACAAAGCATGATATACAACTGTTGACACATAGCGATCCAGAAGTTTTGTTACCCGATGAACAATTCATTGTACCCGGCTACAAAGTAGATTGGGCTTTACGTTATCAAGTACATGTTCGATGTCGCGGTGTAATAACTGCCAAAGGCTACATACTCGGAGCTAGCAAATGCGACCAAATAGAAAAACACGTAGCAGTTTGA